One Nicotiana tomentosiformis chromosome 1, ASM39032v3, whole genome shotgun sequence genomic window, CATCCTATTATCCCCGCCTTTACCCTTAAGTTCTTCATATAAATGACCAAACACTATAGTCTTAGCCGCCGTAACTGCTAACTTTGTCTCCTTCTTAGTCAACTTATACCACTCCCTATTCATCCCCTTCTCCTCATCGTCTATGCTTTCCACTAGTTTCAGATACGCTGTTTTCTTGGTTTTCACCTTTCCTTGGACCTATTCGTTCCACCCCCAGTCTCATTTGTGACCACCAAAATAGCCCTTCggagacccctaatacctctctgGCAGCTTCCCTAATGCACTGTGTAGTTGTGGTCCACATAACGCTCGCGTCCTCACTACTCCTCTAAGCACCCATAGTCAACAGCTTAACCCCCAACTCTAGCTCTTTGTCTttagtcaaggctccccacttgatTTTAGGTTGTCCATACACTGCCCTCTTCCTCGCGGTCTCAAGGTCCATGACCAAACCCTATGAAGGGTCGTGAGGTTATAACtcgggatgaccttgcaatccgTGACCTTTATCGGATTTCCTGCAGAGTAGATAATCAATCTAGGTCCTGGCCACTGAGCTTCGAAAGGTGACCAAATGTTCCACCTTCTTCGAAAAACTCGAAtttgctatcaccaaatcaaatgctctaGCAAAATCTAGCAATGAAGTTCCTCATCTATTTCTACCTCCAAAACCGAAGCCATTATGCACATCATCATAACCCCCATACATCGCTCCAATATGGCCGTTGAAATCTCCTCCAATGAAATGCTTATCAATGTGTCGTATCCCACAcaccatctcatccaaatcctcccAGAAACGCCTTTTGTCTTCCTCATTCAAGCATGCTTGGGGTGTGTACGCACTGAATATGTTCAAAGTAAATTCACCAACAATTAGCTTAATAGTCATCAACCCGTCGTTCACTCTCCTAACCTCTACCACTAGTTCCCGAAGGTCCTTATCAACCAAAATACCTACCCGGTTCCTGCCCTCTGCACTCCCAAAATACCATAGTTTAAACCCGTCCACATCCCGCACCTTAGCTCCTACCCATGTAGTCTCCTGGACACAAGTTATATTAATCTTCCTATTTCGGAGAATCTTTGCTAACTCTATAAACTTTCCAGTCAAAGTTCCTATGTTCTAAGACCCAACTCTCAGCCTGATGGCTTCCTTAGCCCTCTTACCCCCTTTTCCCCGCACTCCCCCTCCCGCAATGAACCCCTCGAGGACAAAACTTTACCCTATCATTATTCATCAAAGCCACTATAATCTAAGGAACATTACGCAAACCCTATCCCAAAACAAGCGACAAGtttacaataaaagaaatcactgaaatataatctacaactaaaagTCACTAAAACAAGTGACGAATTAAAATAcaagaaataaaagaaatataATCTAAAACTAACGGTCACAAAAAAACAGGCAGAACTATTACACAGTAAACTAGACTGGTGATATACGCAAAAGTACAAACATGTATAATATCTATTATACAAGTTTTTAATATTATAATCTAACCCCAAGTCAACTAATGAAGTGCAATTATCATCGACTTAGATCAATGTCCCCTCACTCGAAGTGTCTTTTTTCGCACCTAATAGTCTCGGGATACCTCCATTCATGCACCTAAACAAGTCACAATTTTCCCCCGTATGTGCTTGTGGCTTTAATTATTTGAACTTTGGTACAAAATTGCAAGAAATGGATTGCAGGCGCTAAACCAAACAAGCAAATGCTGTGCTCATTTTCCCGGGCATCCTCTAAAATTCTTCACCCTCTACTAAAACCCAACTCCAATAACTTCCATTGCAACTACCACAACTTCCCTCTCCAAAAAACCCCATTCGACATAGAAGACTCATTTTTAGCTTTGCTCAAAAAATGTTCACACAAAAATCACATTTATCAAACACATGGCTTCATGCTACATCGTGCTTTAGATCAAGACAACTTCCTTTTAAGCCAATTCTTCCACACGTGCTCCTCCTCCATGGGCTTTGTCAATTATGCTTGTTCAATTTTCACTTCGAACCCCAACCCAAACATTTATCTTTACAACACTATGATCAGTGTTTTCTCTAAACAACAATATCTATTAAAAGATGCAATTTTCCTTTATAAACAAGCTCGAGCCATTGGCGTATATCATGATACTTACTCTATCCCTTTTGTGTTGAATGCTGTAACGTGTCTTAGCACCGGCAGTCAAATTCACTGTGAGGCTATTATAACTGGATTGAATAACAACATACATGTGGCAAGCTCGGTTGTACGGATGTATTCTTCTTTTGGGTGCGTCTCGGATGCACGTaaggtgtttgatgaaatgcacGACAGAGATGTGGGGTTGTGGAATACCATGATAACGGGTTATGTTAAGGCTCGTGATATGGATACCGCGAAGTACTTGTTCGATAATATGCCGGAGAAGAATGTGGTTTCTTGGACTACCATAATTGCAGGGTATGCTCAGGGGAATCAGTTTTCTCAATCTATTGGTGTTTTCCGTGAAATGACGAGTGCAGAAGTTGGTGTCAAGCCTGATGAGGTAACAATGCTAGCTGCGCTTTCTGCTTGTGCCCACTTGGGTGAACTCGAGTTGGGCAAATGGATCCATAATTATACTATAAAACACAGGTTACGCAGAACTGTGCCGCTTAACAAtgcccttattgatatgtatgcaAAGTCAGGGAGTGTTAAAAAGGCAGTAGAATTGTTTGAGTGCATGGAAACAAGGAGTGTTGTTACTTGGTCAACAATTATTTCTGCATTGGCTGTCAATGGGTATGGAAGAGAAGCGCTTAACATGTTTTCTCGAATGGAAATGGTTGGAATTACGCCGAACAGTATCACCTTAATCGCAGTACTATCTGCATGTAGCCATGCAGGTCTTGTGGAGGAGGGCAGATTGTATTTTAAGATGATGGAAGAAAAATATGGTATTAGTCCTGACATCAGACACTATGGTTGCATGGTCGATCTTTTAGGGCGTGCTGGCTACCTCGATGAGGCTGCAAATGTTATTAAAACGATGCCCTTTGAAGCAAATGCAGCGATCTGGGGATCACTTCTTTCTGCAGCCAGGAAGCAAGGTCATGTTGAACTTGGGGAGCAAGCTCTGCAGCATCTAGCTGAAGTGGAACCACATAACAGTGGGAATTATTCCCTTGTGTCCAATACATATGCTGCTCTTGGTAGGTGGAGTGAAGCTAGGGTAGCAAGAAAGATCATGAGGGACACAGGTGTCAAAAAGTTGCCAGGCGGTAGCTTCATCAAGGTGAAAAACAGAGTTTATTACTTCTATTCAGGAGACAGATCACATTTTCAGTGCGAGAGGATATGCAGAATTCTATCACAGTTGAACAAGGTATCAAAGATGGGACTGCATGAAGATTGGGGGTATGAAGAGCTGCTTGATGCTGATAACCTTTACGAGGGTCACTTATAAGACAAGGGGTAGAATTTTGTATTAACTAGACAGACTGTTTCAAGGACCATTGGCTTCAGAAGATCAACTTATGTGTAGCAGCTTTAAGTGCACCTAAatgctaagttgctcggacatgggtgcgggtgtccgacacgggtgcagatctagaggtcggatccttcgagatgtaaattttaagattcggggatacggatcctagtacGAATACGGGTGTGGGGATCCGgctaaaatatttcaaaaaaaaaaaaattcttcaaatttaccctagttttgaTTCTGATTTCGGGAATCTAATTAtatctcgtctcgaatttttTCGTCTGTtatggtcaaagtacccaaaattgtttgaccagatccagtacggatcccatacccacacacatactagtgtcgtgtcgacacggtgcggcacctaaactgcccTGTCGCAGCAACTTAGCCTAAATGTGAAGTAAGTAGAACTTCAGGAGAACACAATTTAAGATCTTCATAGCACTTGACATCAAAAAAGAACTAAATGTATTATGCAAATGTGATTAATACCAATATTCTTTCTTGTTCCGTTCCAACCCCCACTTCGAATCTAGTGTTGGTGACTGGTACCCGATTGACCAAGTTAGCGGAGTCACTAAGCTAGTGATATATCATGCTTAAAGGATAACAAATTAGCTTTCTTTTTGAATTATGTTTCAGCTGGTTGTTGAATTTTCTTTGTTTAGTGGGGCAATAAGTCCTACTAAATGCATTTTATTTGCTCTTAAAGTGAATTTTCCTTCTAAATCCTGTGAAGCTGTTGTCCGTGGGGGTTCCTTTTTCTGTTTCCATACTATTACCGCTGTGGAATTTATACTTTATGGTTTAAATGATCTATAAACTATCTTGCATTTTCTTTTGGGAAAACTGGAAAAGGTTCAAATTTGCCGCTAACTGTCAACTTACAGTTAACCTTGCTCTCCATATGAACTTGGCAACAAAAATACCCTCGCCATTACCCGATTGTATCATATTTGCTCCTTTTCTCCAGCTTAGCAAATGGA contains:
- the LOC138910646 gene encoding uncharacterized protein, whose translation is MTIKLIVGEFTLNIFSAYTPQACLNEEDKRRFWEDLDEMVCGIRHIDKHFIGGDFNGHIGAMYGGYDDVQGKVKTKKTAYLKLVESIDDEEKGMNREWYKLTKKETKLAVTAAKTIVFGHLYEELKGKGGDNRMFRLAKLRERESCDMDQVKCIKDEEGRVFLDEAHIRRRWSNGRLTSIVS
- the LOC104088523 gene encoding pentatricopeptide repeat-containing protein At5g56310, which encodes MLCSFSRASSKILHPLLKPNSNNFHCNYHNFPLQKTPFDIEDSFLALLKKCSHKNHIYQTHGFMLHRALDQDNFLLSQFFHTCSSSMGFVNYACSIFTSNPNPNIYLYNTMISVFSKQQYLLKDAIFLYKQARAIGVYHDTYSIPFVLNAVTCLSTGSQIHCEAIITGLNNNIHVASSVVRMYSSFGCVSDARKVFDEMHDRDVGLWNTMITGYVKARDMDTAKYLFDNMPEKNVVSWTTIIAGYAQGNQFSQSIGVFREMTSAEVGVKPDEVTMLAALSACAHLGELELGKWIHNYTIKHRLRRTVPLNNALIDMYAKSGSVKKAVELFECMETRSVVTWSTIISALAVNGYGREALNMFSRMEMVGITPNSITLIAVLSACSHAGLVEEGRLYFKMMEEKYGISPDIRHYGCMVDLLGRAGYLDEAANVIKTMPFEANAAIWGSLLSAARKQGHVELGEQALQHLAEVEPHNSGNYSLVSNTYAALGRWSEARVARKIMRDTGVKKLPGGSFIKVKNRVYYFYSGDRSHFQCERICRILSQLNKVSKMGLHEDWGYEELLDADNLYEGHL